Proteins co-encoded in one Deltaproteobacteria bacterium genomic window:
- a CDS encoding PAS domain S-box protein has product MNDKLIKEMDWRVRVFDSLSFPTLIIKPDKSILTANQIFLETRNLTKEQLVGKKCHEIFYGGKVCPNEVCPLNKVVSEKKGQSILRRSYSLTGKQFWEDRVFSPILDENGNVDYIMESLRDVTRLKNLEVTLKEAEAFLEKIIHGSPVAIVAADSYANILLMNPAAEELFGYTQREAIMSIPVEKLYPVGTAKVIMRQLRSGRQGGKGKLLSTNTSILNAEGTEIPVELNASIIYEGDSEVATVGIYKDLRPIIAMEEKLREANSQIVQSEKMASLGKLAAGVAHEINNPLTGILLYANMVLDGMDAGDPYRKKLKNVVEDANRCSGIVRNLLAYSRQTNALRKPLRINDLVDEGLALIRDQKLFINVSLLKDYTREDLFIKVDENQMAQVIINLVINAVDAMDKQGVLTLRTYRDEQKKAVCLEVADTGCGIPKGHLSKIFDPFFTTKEPGLGTGLGLSTVYGIIKENQGEITIKKTGADGTTFLLRFPEHLTGLEEALIG; this is encoded by the coding sequence ATGAATGATAAACTGATCAAAGAGATGGACTGGCGGGTCAGGGTGTTCGACTCCCTTTCCTTCCCCACGCTGATCATCAAACCGGACAAGTCCATCCTGACGGCCAACCAGATTTTCCTGGAAACACGCAATCTCACCAAGGAACAGCTGGTGGGCAAAAAATGTCACGAAATCTTCTACGGCGGAAAGGTCTGCCCCAACGAGGTGTGCCCTCTCAACAAAGTCGTCAGCGAAAAAAAGGGGCAGTCCATCCTGCGCCGGAGCTACTCCCTGACCGGCAAGCAATTCTGGGAAGACCGGGTTTTCTCGCCCATCCTGGACGAAAATGGCAACGTGGACTACATCATGGAAAGCCTCCGCGACGTCACCCGACTGAAGAACCTGGAAGTCACCCTCAAGGAAGCCGAGGCCTTTCTGGAAAAAATCATCCACGGTTCACCGGTCGCCATCGTGGCGGCGGACAGCTACGCCAACATTCTGCTCATGAACCCTGCAGCCGAGGAACTGTTCGGCTACACCCAGCGGGAGGCGATCATGTCCATTCCCGTTGAAAAGCTGTACCCTGTCGGAACGGCCAAGGTAATCATGAGGCAGCTGCGCAGCGGAAGGCAGGGCGGCAAAGGCAAGCTGCTTAGCACCAACACGAGCATACTGAATGCGGAAGGCACGGAAATTCCGGTCGAACTCAATGCTTCCATTATTTATGAGGGCGACTCCGAGGTCGCCACGGTGGGCATTTACAAGGACCTGCGCCCCATTATCGCCATGGAGGAGAAGCTCCGCGAGGCCAACTCGCAGATCGTTCAGTCGGAAAAGATGGCTTCTCTGGGTAAACTGGCCGCCGGCGTGGCCCATGAAATTAACAACCCGCTGACCGGCATCCTCCTGTATGCCAACATGGTGCTGGACGGCATGGACGCCGGCGACCCCTACCGTAAAAAGCTGAAGAATGTGGTCGAGGACGCCAATCGCTGCAGTGGAATCGTCAGGAATCTTCTGGCCTACAGCCGGCAGACCAATGCCCTGCGAAAGCCCCTCAGAATCAACGATCTGGTCGACGAAGGCCTCGCCCTGATTCGTGACCAGAAACTCTTTATAAACGTCAGCCTGCTGAAGGACTACACACGGGAGGACCTTTTCATCAAGGTGGACGAGAACCAGATGGCCCAGGTGATCATCAACCTGGTCATCAATGCCGTGGATGCCATGGACAAACAGGGCGTCCTCACCCTGCGGACCTACCGGGACGAACAAAAGAAGGCCGTTTGCCTGGAAGTTGCCGATACGGGTTGCGGCATACCGAAGGGCCACCTGTCCAAGATCTTCGACCCCTTTTTCACCACCAAGGAGCCCGGCCTGGGAACAGGCCTTGGTCTGAGCACCGTGTACGGCATCATCAAGGAAAATCAGGGCGAAATAACGATCAAAAAGACCGGTGCGGACGGCACCACCTTTTTACTCCGATTTCCGGAGCACCTCACCGGTTTGGAGGAGGCGCTGATCGGGTAG
- a CDS encoding response regulator — protein sequence MPQATEAQQRYTPKILVVDDEKRIREGCRDVLSQEGFHVASAESGRKGLDMIAREHFDIILLDLMMPEISGLDVLPKVKVSHPDTVVIVITGYATIEHSIEAMKSGAFDFIPKPFSPEQLKVVVAKAIEYTRALQDIAKEKSRMRGLINRLSDGVMATDAQLQVVLANPAFLKMIGRSGEKVAGRPVQEFIVSEELLEIIDQAIAMPTDTDTEIVREIRTEAAGETDEIFLNAHCAPFRDRTGMNLGTITVLNDISTLKKLDRTKSDFVSMVSHEIRSPMNSVLMQLKVIMDGLAGDVSAKQMEILGRASKKINSLVEMSSELLDLAKIESGLITLEKEAVQFNDLLEEQRHFHQESAAAKNISIRFTPVPGLPPVNANRRNMEEVVANLITNAIKYSREEAVIDLSVALANDFLCIGVKDTGPGIAPEDLEHIFDRFYRVKNERTRYITGTGLGLPIVKKIVQAHQGSIQVKSTPGKGSFFQVYIPHMAG from the coding sequence ATGCCCCAAGCAACCGAAGCACAGCAGCGATACACCCCCAAAATACTCGTGGTCGACGATGAAAAACGCATCCGGGAAGGCTGCCGTGACGTGTTGTCCCAGGAAGGCTTTCATGTAGCCTCCGCCGAAAGCGGACGGAAGGGCCTCGATATGATCGCCCGGGAACACTTCGATATCATCCTCCTGGATCTCATGATGCCCGAAATTTCCGGCCTGGACGTGCTCCCCAAAGTGAAGGTCTCCCACCCGGACACTGTCGTCATCGTCATCACCGGATACGCCACCATCGAACACTCCATCGAAGCCATGAAATCCGGTGCTTTCGATTTCATCCCCAAACCGTTTTCCCCGGAGCAGCTCAAGGTGGTGGTAGCAAAGGCCATCGAGTACACCCGGGCGCTCCAGGATATTGCCAAGGAAAAATCGCGCATGCGGGGGCTGATCAACCGGCTGTCGGACGGGGTTATGGCCACCGACGCCCAGCTGCAGGTGGTGCTGGCCAACCCGGCCTTTTTGAAAATGATCGGCCGGTCCGGGGAAAAAGTCGCCGGGCGCCCGGTTCAGGAATTCATCGTGTCTGAAGAACTTCTGGAGATCATCGACCAGGCCATCGCCATGCCCACGGACACCGACACGGAAATCGTGCGCGAAATCCGCACGGAAGCTGCCGGCGAAACCGATGAGATATTCCTGAACGCCCACTGCGCACCCTTCCGGGATCGCACCGGCATGAACCTGGGAACCATCACCGTGCTGAACGACATCAGCACGCTGAAAAAGCTGGACCGCACCAAATCGGACTTCGTTTCCATGGTCTCGCACGAGATCAGAAGCCCCATGAACTCGGTTCTCATGCAGCTCAAGGTGATCATGGACGGACTAGCGGGGGACGTTTCCGCGAAGCAGATGGAAATCCTCGGAAGGGCCTCCAAAAAGATCAACAGCCTGGTGGAGATGTCCTCGGAGCTGCTCGACCTGGCCAAAATCGAATCGGGCCTGATCACGCTCGAAAAGGAAGCCGTCCAGTTCAACGACCTTCTGGAAGAGCAGCGGCACTTCCACCAGGAAAGCGCCGCCGCTAAAAACATATCGATCCGTTTCACGCCGGTACCCGGCCTGCCGCCTGTCAATGCCAACCGGCGCAACATGGAGGAGGTCGTCGCCAACCTGATCACCAACGCCATCAAATATTCCCGGGAAGAGGCCGTCATCGACCTATCCGTCGCGCTGGCGAACGATTTCCTGTGCATCGGCGTCAAAGACACCGGACCGGGCATTGCCCCCGAAGACCTGGAGCACATCTTCGACCGCTTTTACCGGGTGAAAAACGAACGCACGCGTTACATTACCGGCACCGGCTTAGGCCTTCCCATCGTCAAAAAAATCGTCCAGGCCCACCAGGGCTCCATTCAGGTGAAAAGCACGCCGGGAAAGGGGAGTTTTTTCCAGGTCTATATCCCACATATGGCCGGATAA
- a CDS encoding FAD-dependent oxidoreductase, with product MGAEKGKKNGSVLVVGGGIAGMQASLDLADSGYLVHLVEKSPAIGGVMSELDKTFPTNDCAMUIISPKLVEVGRHLNINLITNSEIEKIEGSAGNFKAFINSKPRYINPDACTS from the coding sequence ATGGGTGCAGAAAAAGGTAAGAAAAACGGGTCTGTTCTTGTTGTGGGCGGCGGCATTGCCGGAATGCAGGCGTCGCTTGACCTGGCCGATTCCGGCTATCTTGTCCACCTGGTGGAAAAGTCGCCCGCCATCGGCGGCGTGATGAGTGAACTGGACAAGACCTTTCCAACCAACGACTGCGCGATGTGAATTATTTCACCGAAACTGGTCGAGGTCGGCCGGCATCTGAACATCAACCTGATCACCAACTCCGAAATAGAAAAAATCGAGGGTTCCGCGGGCAATTTCAAGGCCTTCATCAACTCGAAGCCCCGCTACATCAATCCCGACGCCTGCACCTCCTG